Proteins co-encoded in one Cetobacterium sp. ZOR0034 genomic window:
- a CDS encoding transaldolase family protein, whose amino-acid sequence MKIFIDTANVDEIREANDMGVICGVTTNPSLIVKEGR is encoded by the coding sequence ATGAAGATATTTATAGATACAGCAAATGTAGATGAGATAAGAGAAGCTAATGATATGGGGGTGATTTGTGGTGTAACTACAAATCCGAGCTTAATAGTAAAAGAAGGAAGAG